Proteins encoded together in one Sander lucioperca isolate FBNREF2018 chromosome 17, SLUC_FBN_1.2, whole genome shotgun sequence window:
- the LOC116039736 gene encoding Fc receptor-like protein 5, with product MFKGQSVSLSCEEDDSSAGWTLRRNTTRKTRAECKDWEGISAGSSCKISYMAPSDSGVYWCESREGATSNSINITVTGGPVILQSPVLPVTEGEDLTLLCKTKTSSNLPAGFYKDGSFIRTEPAGHMTIHHVSRSDEGLYKCNISSDGESPPSWVSVTGEEVKGHYSS from the exons ATGTTTAAAggacagtctgtctctctgagctgtgaggAGGACGACAGCTCTGCTGGATGGACTCTGAGGAGGAACACAACCAGAAAAACTAGAGCTGAGTGTAAAGACTGGGAAGGAATATCTGCTGGTTCTTCCTGTAAAATCAGCTACATGGCCCCATCAGACAGTGGAGTTTACTGGTGTGAGTCCAGAGAGGGAGCAAccagtaacagcatcaacatcactgtcactg gTGGACCAGTGATCCTGCAGAGTCCTGTCCTCCCTGTGACGGAGGGAGAAGACCTCACTCTGCTCTGTAAAACAAAGACGTCCTCCAACCTCCCAGCTGGTTTCTATAAAGATGGCTCCTTCATCAGGACTGAGCctgcaggtcacatgaccaTCCACCATGTTTCCAGGTCTGATGAAGGCCTCTACAAGTGTAACATCAGCAGTGATGGAGAGTCTCCACCCAGCTGGGTCTCTGTCACAGGTGAGGAGGTTAAAGGTCATTATTCATCttag